From Mytilus galloprovincialis chromosome 9, xbMytGall1.hap1.1, whole genome shotgun sequence, the proteins below share one genomic window:
- the LOC143045211 gene encoding multiple inositol polyphosphate phosphatase 1-like — translation MDSLLFLILCFVLLFIANYGMGRTDFRIPLYSTKTPYFWGKDIDEFIREDEEIWVDYDNKECQIIHLNLILRHGSRLPTLSWIKKMTVLGNILKTNPEVLERFPFINSWENPFPETQAGHLSDLGEDEHFSLGRRFGRRFSLLFTGDLENIFYGVTYKQRTQASCASFYEGLTDTLDGESQKNVKPAINDKLLRFFDTCSKYIKSVENNKTAAPEHNSFKYGAEMQRIAQKIADKLGLKTLNSEEAQTIHHLCAFELALFDKSDWCDMLEKEDLFIFEYLYDLKQYWKRGYGHSVNWGMSCPFNSNVFKQLNDVIYKARNGEDYKVADIQFAHAETIIPIFTAFGLFNDSVPLKADNYESQKERQFRTSKIVPMSASFGIGLYQCEASEDPEEVYVVRMFVNEKPVVIPACGQEICEYKQFMKYYDDLVNCNYAEICENNKPHDEL, via the exons ATGGATAGTCTGCtttttttgattttgtgttttgtattattATTCATAGCAAATTATGGAATGGGCAGAACTGATTTTAGAATTCCTTTGTATTCAACTAAAACACCATATTTCTGGGGAAAAGATATAGATGAATTCATACGGGAAGATGAGGAAATTTGGGTTGATTATGACAATAAAGAATGTCAAATTATTCATTTGAACTTAATTCTTAGACATGGGTCTAGATTACCTACTTTATCATGGATAAAGAAAATGACAGTACTTGGAAATATCCTTAAGACCAACCCTGAGGTCCTTGAAAGGTTTCCATTTATCAATTCATGGGAAAATCCTTTCCCAGAAACACAGGCTGGTCATTTGTCTGACCTAGGAGAAGATGAACATTTTTCACTTGGGAGGAGATTTGGGCGAAGGTTTAGTTTACTATTTACTGGTGATTTGGAAAACATTTTCTATGGTGTCACTTATAAGCAGCGAACACAGGCCAGCTGTGCTTCATTTTACGAGGGTTTAACTGACACATTGGATGGGGAATCACAGAAAAATGTGAAACCTGCAATAAATGATAAACTCCTGAGGTTCTTTGACACTTgttcaaaatatattaaatcagttgaaaataataaaacagcTGCCCCAGaacataattcatttaaatatgGAGCTGAGATGCAAAGAATTGCTCAAAAGATTGCAGACAAACTTGGACTAAAGACTTTAAATTCAG AAGAAGCCCAGACTATTCACCATTTATGTGCCTTTGAGCTAGCATTGTTTGATAAGTCTGATTGGTGTGATATGTTAGAAAaggaagatttatttatatttgaatatctTTATGATTTGAAG caATACTGGAAAAGAGGTTATGGTCACTCAGTTAACTGGGGAATGTCATGTCCATTTAACAGCAATGTATTCAAACAGTTAAATGATGTCATCTATAAAGCTAGGAATGGCGAAGA ttaTAAGGTGGCAGATATACAGTTTGCACATGCAGAAACTATCATTCCAATATTTACAGCATTTGGTTTATTTAATGATTCTGTTCCACTGAAAGCAGATAATTATGAATCTCAAAAGGAACGACAATTTAGAACCAGTAAGATAGTGCCAATGTCTGCTAGTTTTGGCATAGGACTATACCAATGTGAGGCTAGTGAAGACCCAGAAGAAGTTTATGTTGTCAGAATGTTTGTCAATGAAAAACCAGTTGTTATACCTGCATGTGGACAGGAAATATGtgaatataaacaatttatgaagTATTATGATGACTTAGTCAATTGTAATTATGCAGAAATATGTGAAAATAACAAACCACATGATGAATTGTGA